One part of the Gossypium raimondii isolate GPD5lz chromosome 1, ASM2569854v1, whole genome shotgun sequence genome encodes these proteins:
- the LOC105785454 gene encoding squamosa promoter-binding-like protein 9, with amino-acid sequence MEMGSGSLTDSGGSSSNSSTESLNGLKFGQKIYFEDTSAGGTGGGTTMGTPPKSGIGSSSSSGSGKKARGGVVQGGQPPRCQVEGCKVDLTDAKAYYSRHKVCGMHSKAAKVIVAGLEQRFCQQCSRFHQLPEFDQRKRSCRRRLAGHNERRRKPPPGSLLSSRYSRLSSSIIESSRGGSFIMDFTSHPRLSRRDVWPTSRSSEHVPGNQYTGTGWLHPHPWQNNSENPPPNLYRQELPGGTAVPSGGIPPGECFTGVVDSNCALSLLSNQPWGSRNQGLTLGLNDMINSELCSMSQPAMPHGAVTNSYSNASWGFKGNHSCSRSQEMLPQIPEPINSQLTGGLQLSHQSRGQYMEHEPSNADDTSMQHIHQSF; translated from the exons ATGGAAATGGGTTCGGGCTCTTTGACAGACTCAGGTGGTTCTTCCTCCAACTCCTCCACTGAGTCACTCAACGGCTTGAAATTTGGTCAAAAAATCTATTTTGAGGATACATCAGCTGGTGGCACCGGTGGTGGTACAACCATGGGGACTCCACCCAAGTCGGGTATCGGGTCTTCAAGCTCATCCGGGTCGGGTAAGAAGGCCAGGGGTGGAGTAGTGCAAGGTGGTCAGCCTCCAAGATGTCAAGTAGAAGGTTGTAAAGTGGATCTGACTGATGCAAAAGCTTACTATTCAAGGCATAAGGTTTGTGGTATGCACTCGAAGGCAGCTAAAGTCATTGTTGCTGGTCTTGAGCAAAGATTTTGCCAGCAATGTAGCAG ATTTCATCAGCTTCCCGAATTTGACCAAAGGAAACGGAGTTGCCGTAGACGGTTAGCAGGTCACAATGAGCGACGGAGGAAACCACCACCGGGATCATTATTATCCTCTCGTTATAGCCGGCTTTCTTCATCTATTATCG AAAGCAGCAGAGGTGGAAGCTTTATCATGGATTTCACATCCCATCCAAGGCTTTCCAGAAGGGATGTGTGGCCAACATCAAGATCATCGGAACATGTACCAGGAAATCAATACACTGGAACAGGATGGTTGCATCCACATCCATGGCAAAACAACTCAGAGAATCCTCCACCTAACCTTTACAGGCAGGAATTACCAGGGGGAACTGCTGTTCCTAGTGGCGGGATTCCTCCGGGAGAATGCTTCACGGGAGTTGTTGACTCAAACTGTGCTCTCTCTCTTCTGTCAAATCAACCATGGGGCTCCAGAAATCAGGGATTGACTCTTGGGTTAAATGACATGATCAACTCCGAACTTTGTTCAATGTCTCAACCAGCAATGCCTCATGGTGCAGTTACGAATTCTTACTCAAATGCCTCTTGGGGTTTCAAGGGCAACCACTCCTGTAGTCGCTCCCAGGAGATGCTGCCTCAAATCCCAGAGCCTATTAACAGTCAATTGACCGGGGGACTTCAGTTGTCTCACCAAAGCAGGGGGCAATACATGGAGCATGAGCCATCTAATGCGGATGACACCTCCATGCAGCATATTCACCAATCCTTCTAA
- the LOC128039684 gene encoding protein MAINTENANCE OF MERISTEMS-like produces the protein MCGATKPRRAKIGGCLSLLQSWARFRFPFLRPRVNHPYTFPLVTRWNHPASYRGLPTELEDIRLLLEQWSEAEFQWTPYEDPAVRAVIPEKFLQNPNAWHVKVVLINYATVEPHQTDRVLRQFGCRQSIPANPEEFDEHHKIDLRLLGTD, from the exons atgtgcggggcgaccaaaccgaggagagcaaaaatcggaggttgcctgtcactactgcaatcatgggcacggtttcgctttccatttctacgtcctcgagtgaaccacccatatacattcccactcgtaacgag gtggaaccatccggcaagttatcgtggattaccgactgaacttgaagatatacggcttctattggagcaatggtcggaagcagaa tttcaatggacaccatacgaggatccggcagtccgggcagtaatcccggaaaagtttttacaaaatccgaacgcttggcacgtgaaagtggtgttgatcaactatgcaaccgtagagccccaccagacagacagagtcctacgacagtttggatgtagacaatcGATCCCTGCGAACCCTGAGGAGTTTGAcgagcaccacaaaatcgaccttcggctattaggtacggattgA